From the Caballeronia sp. NK8 genome, one window contains:
- a CDS encoding ribonucleoside-diphosphate reductase subunit alpha: MQTTENAATSFEGASAQPMGGAQSTSAAQALAPDTTFADYKVIRRNGSVVSFEPTKIAIAVTKAFIAVNGGQGAASARVRELVEQLTQAVVRALVRSRPHGGTFHIEDIQDQVELALMRGGEHNVARAYVLYREKRTQQRTQERAQTQDAQAHEGVINVTDNGVTRPLDLDALKALIVSACANLGDAVSAEPIVAETVKNLYDGVPMSQVYESSILAARTMIEKDPAYSQVTARILLHTIRREILVDEVTQAEMGERYAEYFPLFIKRGVEAGLLDDKLQQFDLKRLGAALDANRDLQFGYLGLQTLYDRYFLHVEGTRIELPQAFFMRVAMGLSLNEIDREARAIEFYNVLSSFDFMSSTPTLFNSGTHRSQLSSCYLTTVADDLDGIYEALKENALLSKFAGGLGNDWTRVRALGSHIKGTNGKSQGVVPFLKVVNDTAVAVNQGGKRKGAVCAYLETWHLDIEEFLELRKNTGDDRRRTHDMNTANWIPDLFMKRVVEGGDWTLFSPSTCPDLHDLFGADFEKAYVAYEEKAARGEIKLFKKLPAAQLWRKMLGMLFETGHPWITFKDPCNVRSPQQHVGVVHSSNLCTEITLNTSETEIAVCNLGSVNLVAHMVKQADGSYALDHAKLKRTISVAMRMLDNVIDINYYAVPKARNSNLKHRPVGMGIMGFQDCLHLLRTPYASGDAVEFADRSMEAVCYYAYYASTELAEERGRYATYRGSLWDRGILPQDSLKLLADARGGYVEVDSSESMDWPELRSRISTYGMRNSNCVAIAPTATISNIIGVSACIEPTFQNLYVKSNLSGEFTVVNDYLVRDLKARGLWDEVMVSDLKYFDGTLSRIDRVPADLRAIYATAFEVDPKWLVEAASRRQKWIDQAQSLNIYMAGASGKKLDEVYKLAWIRGLKTTYYLRTMAATHVEKSTVAHGALNAVPSGDGGHGASGAQGGFGGVSGGASSGAGGFNAAAVEAAPAQEADGPVCMMRPGDAGFDECEACQ, from the coding sequence ATGCAAACCACCGAGAACGCCGCGACTTCCTTCGAAGGCGCATCCGCACAGCCGATGGGCGGTGCCCAGTCCACGAGCGCAGCGCAAGCGCTCGCGCCGGACACGACGTTTGCCGACTACAAGGTCATCCGTCGCAACGGAAGCGTGGTGTCGTTCGAGCCGACGAAAATCGCGATCGCGGTGACGAAGGCGTTCATCGCCGTGAATGGCGGGCAGGGCGCAGCTTCCGCGCGTGTGCGCGAGCTCGTCGAGCAACTGACGCAAGCCGTCGTGCGCGCGCTCGTGCGCAGCCGTCCGCATGGCGGCACGTTCCATATCGAAGACATTCAGGATCAGGTCGAACTCGCGCTGATGCGCGGCGGCGAGCACAACGTCGCGCGCGCGTACGTGCTGTATCGCGAGAAGCGCACGCAGCAGCGTACGCAAGAGCGCGCGCAGACGCAGGACGCGCAGGCGCACGAAGGCGTCATCAACGTGACGGACAACGGCGTCACGCGCCCGCTCGATCTCGACGCGCTGAAGGCGCTGATCGTCTCCGCGTGCGCGAACCTCGGCGACGCGGTGTCCGCTGAGCCGATCGTCGCGGAAACGGTGAAGAACCTGTACGACGGCGTGCCGATGTCGCAGGTCTACGAGTCGTCTATCCTCGCCGCGCGCACGATGATCGAAAAGGACCCGGCGTACAGCCAGGTCACCGCGCGCATCCTGCTGCACACGATCCGCCGCGAAATTCTCGTGGACGAAGTGACGCAAGCCGAAATGGGCGAGCGCTACGCCGAATACTTCCCGCTGTTCATCAAGCGGGGCGTCGAAGCCGGCCTGCTCGACGACAAGCTCCAGCAATTCGATCTGAAGCGCCTCGGCGCCGCGCTCGACGCGAACCGCGATCTGCAATTCGGCTACCTCGGCCTGCAGACGCTGTATGACCGCTACTTCCTGCACGTCGAAGGCACGCGCATCGAGTTGCCGCAGGCATTCTTCATGCGTGTCGCGATGGGCCTGTCGCTCAACGAAATCGACCGTGAAGCGCGCGCCATCGAGTTCTACAACGTGCTCTCGTCGTTCGACTTCATGTCGTCGACGCCGACGCTGTTCAACTCGGGCACGCATCGCTCGCAGTTGTCGTCGTGCTATCTGACGACCGTCGCCGACGATCTCGACGGCATCTACGAAGCGCTGAAGGAAAACGCGCTGCTCTCGAAGTTCGCGGGCGGCCTCGGCAACGACTGGACGCGCGTGCGCGCGCTCGGCTCGCACATCAAGGGCACCAACGGCAAGTCGCAAGGCGTCGTGCCGTTCCTGAAGGTCGTGAACGACACGGCCGTCGCCGTGAATCAGGGCGGCAAGCGCAAGGGCGCGGTGTGCGCGTACCTGGAAACGTGGCACCTCGACATCGAGGAATTCCTCGAGCTGCGCAAGAACACGGGCGATGACCGTCGCCGCACGCACGACATGAACACGGCGAACTGGATTCCCGACCTGTTCATGAAGCGCGTCGTCGAAGGCGGCGACTGGACGCTGTTCTCGCCGTCGACCTGCCCGGACCTGCACGACCTGTTCGGCGCGGACTTCGAGAAGGCCTATGTGGCTTACGAAGAGAAAGCAGCGCGCGGCGAGATCAAGCTGTTCAAGAAGCTGCCGGCGGCGCAACTGTGGCGCAAGATGCTCGGCATGCTGTTCGAGACCGGCCATCCGTGGATCACGTTCAAGGATCCGTGCAATGTGCGCTCGCCGCAACAGCACGTCGGTGTCGTGCATTCGTCGAACCTGTGCACGGAAATCACGCTGAACACGAGCGAGACGGAAATCGCGGTGTGCAATCTCGGCTCGGTGAACCTGGTCGCGCACATGGTGAAGCAGGCCGACGGCAGCTACGCGCTGGATCACGCCAAGCTCAAGCGCACCATCAGCGTCGCGATGCGTATGCTCGACAATGTCATCGACATCAACTACTACGCGGTTCCGAAGGCGCGTAACTCGAACCTGAAGCATCGTCCGGTGGGCATGGGCATCATGGGCTTCCAGGACTGCCTGCATTTGCTGCGCACGCCGTACGCGTCGGGCGATGCGGTCGAGTTCGCGGATCGTTCGATGGAAGCCGTCTGCTATTACGCGTACTACGCATCGACGGAACTCGCGGAAGAGCGTGGCCGTTACGCGACGTATCGCGGCTCGCTGTGGGATCGCGGCATTCTTCCGCAGGATTCGCTGAAGCTGCTGGCGGACGCGCGCGGCGGGTATGTCGAAGTGGATTCGTCCGAGTCGATGGACTGGCCCGAACTGCGTTCGCGCATCTCGACGTACGGCATGCGCAATTCGAACTGCGTGGCGATTGCGCCGACGGCGACGATCTCCAACATCATCGGCGTGTCGGCGTGCATCGAGCCGACTTTCCAGAATCTGTACGTGAAATCGAATCTGTCGGGCGAATTCACGGTCGTCAACGACTACCTCGTGCGTGACCTGAAGGCGCGCGGGCTGTGGGACGAAGTGATGGTGTCGGATCTGAAGTACTTCGACGGCACGCTCTCGCGCATCGACCGTGTTCCGGCGGATCTGCGCGCGATCTACGCGACCGCGTTCGAAGTCGATCCGAAGTGGCTGGTCGAAGCGGCGTCGCGCCGTCAGAAGTGGATTGATCAGGCGCAGTCGCTGAACATCTACATGGCGGGCGCGTCGGGCAAGAAGCTCGACGAGGTCTACAAGCTCGCGTGGATTCGCGGCCTCAAGACGACCTACTATCTCCGCACGATGGCGGCGACGCATGTCGAGAAGTCGACTGTTGCGCATGGCGCGCTGAACGCGGTGCCGTCGGGCGATGGCGGTCATGGCGCATCGGGTGCGCAAGGTGGCTTCGGTGGCGTGTCGGGTGGTGCGTCGTCGGGCGCGGGCGGGTTCAATGCTGCGGCGGTTGAGGCAGCGCCGGCTCAGGAAGCCGATGGTCCCGTCTGCATGATGCGTCCGGGCGATGCGGGCTTCGACGAGTGCGAGGCTTGCCAGTAA
- the ampD gene encoding 1,6-anhydro-N-acetylmuramyl-L-alanine amidase AmpD, with product MTLPQVQPVVRPGDPHIDAQGWFTHASRLPSPNFEARPGDAVPTLIVVHNISLPPDDFTTNSIADFFLNKLDHDAHPYFDHLRGMRVSAHFVIRRDGAVQQFVSCDERAWHAGVSSFCGRERCNDFSIGIELEGSDRMPFEDAQYAALSALARIIVKRYPIDAVAGHSDIAPGRKTDPGPHFDWPRVRRDSALPPSFFPFQSSI from the coding sequence ATGACCCTGCCGCAAGTCCAGCCTGTCGTCAGGCCAGGCGATCCGCACATCGACGCACAAGGCTGGTTCACGCACGCGTCGCGCCTGCCTTCGCCGAACTTCGAGGCGCGTCCCGGCGACGCCGTGCCGACGCTCATCGTCGTGCACAACATCAGCTTGCCGCCCGACGATTTCACGACCAACTCGATCGCCGATTTCTTCCTCAACAAGCTCGATCACGACGCGCATCCGTACTTCGATCATCTGCGCGGCATGCGCGTGTCGGCGCACTTCGTGATTCGCCGCGATGGCGCGGTCCAGCAATTCGTCTCCTGCGATGAACGCGCGTGGCACGCAGGCGTCTCGTCGTTTTGCGGGCGCGAGCGCTGCAACGATTTCTCGATCGGCATCGAGCTCGAAGGCAGCGACCGCATGCCGTTCGAAGACGCGCAGTACGCCGCATTGAGCGCGCTCGCGCGCATCATCGTGAAGCGCTATCCGATCGATGCTGTGGCGGGCCACTCCGACATCGCGCCCGGTCGCAAGACCGATCCCGGTCCGCATTTCGACTGGCCGCGCGTGCGTCGCGACAGCGCCTTGCCGCCTTCGTTTTTCCCCTTCCAGTCCAGCATCTGA
- a CDS encoding PP0621 family protein — translation MRNFIFLIVLFFVSQWLLKKLRRANERAQQGDAQAGGATAGGANGAQRSRSGNGNGNGASNGAPQLADPLIRCAQCGVHTPRSESIVVAGERFCCADHARHYASRPTGRDAR, via the coding sequence ATGCGAAATTTCATCTTTCTGATCGTCCTCTTCTTCGTGAGCCAGTGGCTCCTGAAGAAGCTGCGCCGCGCGAACGAGCGCGCGCAGCAGGGCGACGCGCAGGCCGGCGGCGCGACCGCGGGCGGCGCCAATGGCGCGCAACGCTCGCGTAGTGGCAACGGCAATGGCAATGGCGCGTCGAACGGCGCGCCGCAACTCGCCGATCCGCTCATCCGTTGCGCGCAGTGCGGCGTGCACACGCCGCGCAGCGAGTCGATCGTCGTCGCGGGCGAGCGCTTCTGCTGCGCCGATCACGCGCGCCACTACGCGAGCCGTCCGACTGGTCGCGACGCGCGATGA
- the ccsA gene encoding inner membrane protein YpjD encodes MDIVLYALTALLYGGLAVAGWRAHRHTAVEPALAGVPSGMTPVAPKTSPGMGAMGATGRALLLIALLVHGILLHTTIFPQNAMIFGFAFALSAMFWLGAGIYWIESFFFPLDGLRLLVLPLACIASLLPLVFGGVRVLSYSAAPMFKLHFLIANIAYGLFAIAALHAVLMLMLERRLQRMRGMATRHAGNSWLTSWLDALPPLLTLEKLLFRLIAAGFVLLTLTLVSGIAFNEQLVDRALRFDHKTIFAFISWLMFGALLTARRISGWRGRAALRWVLASFAALLLAYVGSRFVFEVLLHRAVV; translated from the coding sequence ATGGATATTGTACTGTATGCCCTCACTGCGCTTCTCTACGGCGGACTGGCCGTAGCGGGGTGGCGCGCGCATCGTCACACGGCCGTGGAGCCGGCGCTGGCCGGTGTGCCTTCGGGCATGACGCCGGTGGCGCCGAAAACGTCGCCGGGCATGGGCGCAATGGGCGCAACGGGCCGCGCTCTATTATTAATAGCGTTGCTCGTGCACGGCATCCTGCTGCACACCACGATCTTCCCCCAGAACGCGATGATCTTCGGCTTCGCGTTCGCGCTCTCCGCGATGTTCTGGCTCGGCGCGGGCATCTACTGGATCGAAAGCTTTTTCTTCCCGCTCGACGGCTTGCGTCTGCTCGTGCTGCCGCTCGCATGCATCGCGTCGCTTTTGCCGCTCGTGTTCGGCGGCGTGCGCGTATTGTCGTACTCCGCAGCGCCGATGTTCAAGCTGCATTTCCTGATCGCGAACATCGCGTACGGACTCTTCGCGATCGCCGCGCTGCACGCCGTGCTGATGCTGATGCTCGAACGCCGTCTGCAACGCATGCGCGGCATGGCGACGCGTCATGCCGGCAACAGCTGGCTCACGAGCTGGCTCGACGCGCTGCCGCCGCTCCTGACGCTCGAAAAACTGCTGTTCCGTCTGATCGCGGCCGGCTTCGTGCTGCTCACGCTCACGCTCGTGTCGGGCATCGCGTTCAACGAGCAACTGGTCGATCGCGCGCTGCGCTTCGATCACAAAACCATCTTCGCTTTCATCTCCTGGCTGATGTTCGGCGCGTTGCTCACCGCGCGCCGCATCTCCGGATGGCGCGGACGCGCCGCGTTGCGCTGGGTGCTGGCTTCGTTCGCCGCGCTGCTGCTCGCGTATGTGGGCAGCCGCTTCGTGTTCGAAGTGCTGCTGCACCGTGCGGTCGTCTGA
- the ffh gene encoding signal recognition particle protein, giving the protein MLDNLTQRMARVVKTLRGEARLTEANTQEMLREVRLALLEADVALPVVREFIAKVKEKALGEEVVSSLSPGQALVGVVQKELTAVIGGDYEGKAAELNLAVTPPAVILMAGLQGAGKTTTTGKLAKLLREKSKKKVLTVSVDVYRPAAIRQLQTVTEQVGADFFPSEPNQKPSDIARAAIDWAKRHYHDVVIVDTAGRLGIDEAMMNEISELHALLKPAETLFVVDAMLGQDAVNTAKAFNDALPLTGVVLTKLDGDSRGGAALSVRHVTGKPIKFVGVAEKLDGLEVFHPDRMANRILGMGDILALVEEAQRGVDSQAAQKLADKVKKGGDFDLNDFKAQLSQMKKMGGLSSLMDKLPAQFQQAAQGADMNNAEKQMRRMEGIINSMTIQERAKPELIKAARKRRIAAGAGVHVQEVNRMLNQYEQMRGMMKKLKGGNLQKMMRGMKGMLPGMR; this is encoded by the coding sequence ATGCTCGATAACCTCACTCAACGGATGGCGCGCGTCGTCAAGACGCTGCGCGGCGAGGCCCGGCTCACCGAGGCCAACACGCAGGAAATGCTGCGCGAGGTGCGGCTTGCGCTGCTCGAAGCGGACGTGGCGCTACCGGTCGTGCGCGAGTTCATCGCGAAGGTGAAGGAGAAGGCGCTCGGCGAAGAAGTCGTGTCGAGCCTCTCGCCGGGCCAGGCGCTCGTCGGCGTCGTCCAGAAGGAACTGACGGCCGTGATCGGCGGCGATTACGAAGGCAAGGCCGCCGAACTGAATCTCGCCGTCACGCCGCCCGCCGTCATTCTGATGGCCGGCTTGCAGGGCGCGGGTAAAACGACCACGACGGGCAAGCTCGCCAAGCTCCTGCGCGAAAAGAGCAAGAAGAAGGTGCTCACCGTTTCCGTCGACGTGTACCGCCCCGCCGCTATCCGCCAGTTGCAGACGGTGACCGAGCAGGTCGGCGCGGACTTTTTCCCGTCGGAGCCGAACCAGAAACCTTCGGACATCGCGCGCGCGGCGATCGACTGGGCGAAGCGGCATTATCACGATGTCGTGATCGTCGATACGGCCGGTCGCCTCGGCATCGACGAAGCGATGATGAACGAGATCAGCGAGCTGCACGCGCTGCTCAAGCCTGCTGAAACGCTGTTCGTCGTCGACGCCATGCTCGGTCAGGACGCCGTCAACACCGCGAAGGCGTTCAACGACGCGTTGCCGCTCACCGGCGTCGTGCTCACCAAGCTCGACGGCGACTCGCGCGGCGGCGCGGCGCTCTCCGTGCGCCACGTCACCGGCAAGCCGATCAAGTTCGTCGGCGTCGCGGAAAAGCTCGACGGCCTCGAAGTCTTCCATCCGGATCGCATGGCGAACCGGATTCTCGGCATGGGCGACATTCTTGCGCTCGTCGAGGAAGCGCAGCGCGGCGTCGACAGCCAAGCCGCGCAGAAGCTCGCCGACAAGGTCAAGAAAGGCGGCGACTTCGACCTGAACGACTTCAAGGCGCAACTCTCGCAGATGAAGAAGATGGGCGGCCTCTCGTCGCTCATGGACAAACTGCCCGCGCAGTTCCAGCAAGCCGCGCAAGGCGCGGACATGAACAACGCGGAAAAGCAGATGCGCCGCATGGAAGGCATCATCAATTCGATGACCATTCAGGAACGCGCGAAGCCCGAGCTCATCAAGGCCGCGCGCAAACGCCGTATCGCGGCAGGCGCGGGCGTGCACGTTCAGGAAGTGAACCGCATGCTCAATCAGTACGAGCAGATGCGCGGCATGATGAAGAAGCTGAAGGGCGGCAACCTGCAGAAGATGATGCGCGGCATGAAGGGCATGCTGCCCGGCATGCGCTGA
- a CDS encoding hypoxanthine-guanine phosphoribosyltransferase encodes MNREEALHIFSHSEEIVTADEVNASIGKMASSIKAATQDDFPLVLSVMGGAAVFTGMLLPHLDFPLEFDYIHLTRYRNAIKGGSEMQWRVAPAESVKDRVVLVLDDILDEGETMAAIRDRIMAMGAKTFLSAVLCEKIIPKAKPLRPDFCGFEVPDRYVFGCGMDAKGYWRNLPTIRALTEGA; translated from the coding sequence ATGAATCGCGAAGAAGCTCTCCATATTTTCAGCCACTCCGAAGAAATCGTGACGGCTGACGAAGTCAATGCATCGATCGGCAAGATGGCCTCGTCCATCAAGGCGGCGACGCAAGACGACTTCCCGCTCGTGCTCTCGGTCATGGGGGGCGCGGCCGTATTCACCGGCATGCTGCTGCCGCATCTCGACTTCCCGCTCGAGTTCGATTACATCCACCTGACGCGCTATCGCAACGCCATCAAGGGCGGCAGCGAGATGCAGTGGCGCGTGGCGCCGGCGGAATCGGTGAAGGACCGCGTGGTGCTCGTGCTCGACGACATCCTCGACGAAGGCGAGACGATGGCCGCGATCCGCGACCGCATCATGGCGATGGGCGCGAAGACGTTTCTCTCGGCGGTGCTGTGCGAGAAGATCATCCCGAAGGCGAAGCCGCTGCGTCCGGATTTCTGTGGATTCGAGGTGCCGGACCGGTACGTGTTCGGCTGCGGGATGGACGCGAAGGGTTACTGGCGTAATTTGCCGACGATTCGCGCGCTGACCGAAGGCGCGTGA
- a CDS encoding MarC family protein, with the protein MQYDFLSATILLLLITDPLGNIPIFINALRGVAKERRRVVILREVAIAFGILLLFMLAGDRFLRAMNLTDLSLRIGGGIVLFLIALRMIFPHPDGAMGGDARGGEPLIVPLAIPALAGPSALATVMLLTSQAPGKMLEWVGALSVTMIVCAIVLILAEKIQHWLGERAVTAFERLMGLVLVAISVEMILTGIRTFVHQL; encoded by the coding sequence ATGCAGTACGACTTCCTGTCGGCGACGATCCTGCTGCTGCTGATCACCGATCCGCTCGGCAACATTCCGATCTTCATCAACGCGCTGCGCGGCGTTGCGAAAGAGCGGCGCCGCGTCGTGATCCTGCGCGAAGTGGCGATCGCGTTCGGCATCCTGCTGCTGTTCATGCTGGCGGGCGACCGCTTCCTGCGCGCGATGAATCTGACGGATTTGTCGTTGCGCATCGGCGGCGGGATCGTGCTGTTTCTGATCGCGCTGCGGATGATCTTCCCGCATCCCGACGGCGCGATGGGCGGCGATGCGCGTGGCGGCGAGCCGCTGATCGTGCCGCTCGCGATTCCGGCGCTCGCCGGGCCGTCCGCGCTGGCGACGGTGATGCTGCTGACTTCGCAGGCGCCGGGCAAGATGCTCGAATGGGTCGGCGCGCTGTCGGTGACGATGATCGTCTGCGCGATCGTGCTGATTCTCGCGGAAAAGATTCAGCACTGGCTCGGCGAGCGCGCGGTCACGGCGTTCGAACGGTTGATGGGGCTCGTGCTGGTCGCGATTTCCGTCGAGATGATACTGACGGGGATACGCACTTTCGTGCATCAGTTGTGA
- a CDS encoding proline--tRNA ligase, which yields MKASRFFIGTLKEAPADAEIVSHKLMMRAGMIRRVAGGIYDYMPIGLRSVRKVEAIVREEMNRAGALELLMPAVQPAELWQESGRWEQYGPELLRFKDRHERDFVMGPTHEEVVTDIARRDIKSYRQLPVNFYQIQTKFRDEIRPRFGVMRGREFIMKDAYSFDKDLDGLAESYRKMYDAYVRIFTRIGLEFRAVAADNGSIGGSGSHEFHVIADTGEDDIAYCPDSDFAANVEAADALPLIAQRAAPTEELKKTPTPGAAKCEAVAQLLNIPLEKTIKSIILATDNEGAEPTIWLLMLRGDHSLNDIKTGKLPGLAGYRFATEAEIIEWFGTPPGYLGPIGTKKPVRVIADRTVANMSDFVVGTNEVDYHTTGVNWGRDLPEPEVADIRNVVAGDPSPDGRGTLEICRGIEVGHVFQLGTKYSDSMGATFLDENGKPARMQMGCYGIGVTRVLGAAIEQNFDDRGIIWPEAIAPFEVVICPMGYDRSDAVREQADKLYATLQEAGIDVILDDRGERPGVMFADWELIGVPHRIVIGDRGLKEGKLEYQGRRDTEATLLPVDEAAGAVTAKVRAALGK from the coding sequence ATGAAAGCATCCCGTTTCTTCATCGGCACCCTGAAAGAAGCTCCCGCCGACGCCGAGATCGTCAGCCACAAGCTGATGATGCGCGCCGGCATGATCCGCCGCGTCGCGGGCGGCATCTACGATTACATGCCGATCGGCCTGCGCTCGGTGCGCAAGGTCGAAGCCATCGTGCGCGAAGAGATGAACCGCGCGGGCGCGCTCGAACTGCTGATGCCCGCCGTGCAGCCCGCCGAACTGTGGCAGGAGTCGGGCCGCTGGGAGCAATACGGTCCGGAACTGCTGCGCTTCAAGGATCGCCACGAGCGCGACTTCGTGATGGGCCCGACGCACGAGGAAGTCGTCACCGACATCGCGCGCCGCGACATCAAGAGCTATCGCCAGTTGCCGGTGAACTTCTATCAGATTCAAACGAAGTTCCGCGACGAGATCCGTCCGCGCTTCGGCGTAATGCGCGGCCGCGAGTTCATCATGAAGGACGCCTATTCCTTCGATAAGGACCTCGACGGTCTCGCCGAGTCGTATCGCAAGATGTACGACGCCTATGTGCGCATCTTCACGCGCATCGGCCTGGAATTCCGCGCGGTCGCCGCGGACAACGGCTCGATCGGCGGCAGCGGCTCGCACGAGTTCCACGTAATCGCGGATACGGGCGAGGACGACATCGCGTATTGCCCGGACTCAGACTTCGCCGCGAACGTCGAAGCGGCGGACGCGCTGCCGCTCATCGCGCAACGCGCCGCGCCCACGGAAGAACTGAAGAAGACGCCGACGCCGGGCGCCGCGAAATGCGAGGCGGTCGCGCAGCTTCTGAACATTCCGCTTGAAAAGACCATCAAGTCGATCATTCTCGCAACCGACAACGAAGGCGCCGAGCCCACCATCTGGCTGCTGATGCTGCGCGGCGATCACTCGCTCAACGACATCAAGACCGGCAAGCTGCCGGGCCTCGCGGGTTATCGCTTCGCGACGGAAGCCGAGATCATCGAATGGTTCGGCACGCCGCCGGGCTATCTCGGCCCGATCGGCACGAAGAAGCCGGTGCGCGTGATCGCGGACCGTACAGTCGCGAACATGAGCGATTTCGTCGTCGGCACGAACGAGGTCGATTACCACACGACCGGAGTGAACTGGGGCCGCGATCTGCCCGAGCCGGAAGTCGCGGATATCCGCAATGTCGTCGCGGGCGATCCGTCGCCGGACGGCCGTGGCACGCTCGAAATCTGCCGTGGCATCGAAGTGGGCCACGTGTTCCAGCTCGGCACGAAGTACTCCGATTCGATGGGCGCGACCTTCCTCGACGAGAACGGCAAGCCCGCGCGGATGCAGATGGGCTGCTACGGCATCGGCGTGACGCGTGTGCTGGGCGCGGCGATCGAACAGAACTTCGACGATCGCGGCATCATTTGGCCGGAAGCCATCGCGCCGTTCGAAGTCGTGATCTGCCCGATGGGCTACGACCGCAGCGACGCCGTGCGCGAGCAGGCGGACAAGCTGTACGCGACGCTGCAGGAAGCGGGCATCGACGTGATCCTCGATGATCGCGGTGAGCGTCCGGGCGTGATGTTCGCGGACTGGGAACTGATCGGCGTGCCGCATCGCATCGTGATCGGCGATCGCGGGCTGAAGGAAGGCAAGCTGGAATATCAGGGCCGGCGCGACACCGAAGCCACGCTGCTGCCGGTCGATGAAGCCGCCGGCGCGGTGACAGCGAAGGTGCGAGCGGCGCTCGGGAAGTAA
- a CDS encoding RNA pyrophosphohydrolase, which produces MLDREGFRPNVGIILLNARNEVFWGKRLREHSWQFPQGGIKYGETPVQAMYRELHEETGLLPEHVKVVGRTRDWLRYEVPDKFIKREVRGHYRGQKQIWFLLRMVGRDCDICLRATDHPEFDAWRWNEYWVPLDAVIEFKRDVYQMALTELSRFLRRTNSRAERGERAAHHGLRYPRVVQTMTIEAPAVTASGAAVQAECTVSEEVHVIAHRSSCD; this is translated from the coding sequence ATGCTGGATCGTGAAGGCTTTCGCCCGAACGTCGGCATCATCCTCTTGAACGCGCGCAACGAAGTGTTTTGGGGCAAGCGGCTGCGTGAACATTCCTGGCAGTTTCCGCAAGGGGGCATCAAATACGGTGAGACCCCTGTGCAAGCGATGTATCGGGAGTTACACGAAGAAACCGGTCTGCTTCCGGAGCATGTGAAAGTTGTCGGTCGCACGCGCGACTGGCTGCGTTATGAGGTGCCGGACAAGTTCATCAAGCGCGAGGTGCGCGGACATTATCGCGGTCAGAAACAAATCTGGTTTCTGCTGCGCATGGTGGGACGCGATTGCGACATCTGCCTGCGTGCGACGGACCATCCGGAGTTCGATGCCTGGCGCTGGAACGAGTATTGGGTGCCGCTTGATGCGGTCATCGAGTTCAAGCGCGACGTTTATCAAATGGCTCTCACCGAGCTGTCCCGGTTCCTGCGGCGAACCAACTCCCGCGCCGAGCGCGGCGAGCGAGCCGCGCATCATGGACTGCGCTATCCACGCGTCGTCCAGACGATGACGATCGAAGCACCTGCCGTTACTGCCTCCGGCGCGGCGGTTCAGGCAGAATGCACGGTCAGCGAGGAAGTGCATGTGATCGCGCACCGCTCATCGTGCGACTGA
- a CDS encoding CNP1-like family protein — translation MNASLAVIAASAAALAVLAGCSSNKTPSTQDDGVFTYLLDRKPNWTEEKIETLPPLPQTSNLLAFNVSQNTPLTFAVDKTSLTVGNDGVVRYVVVVTSPAGARNVNYEGIRCDTYEWRRYASINDDQNGWDQGSAFDFKRIENGELNAYQAALYQDYFCASKLPVGTAKQIVNNIQYKRTQSSINLR, via the coding sequence GTGAATGCCTCACTCGCGGTCATCGCGGCATCCGCGGCAGCGCTTGCCGTGCTCGCCGGCTGCTCCAGCAATAAAACTCCGTCCACCCAGGACGACGGCGTGTTCACCTATCTGCTCGACCGCAAGCCGAACTGGACCGAGGAGAAGATCGAGACGCTGCCGCCCTTGCCGCAAACATCGAATCTGCTGGCGTTCAATGTTTCGCAGAACACGCCGCTCACTTTCGCCGTCGACAAGACATCGCTCACGGTCGGCAACGACGGCGTGGTGCGCTATGTGGTCGTCGTGACGAGTCCGGCGGGCGCGCGCAACGTCAACTATGAAGGGATTCGTTGCGACACCTACGAATGGCGCCGCTACGCGAGCATCAACGACGATCAGAACGGCTGGGATCAGGGTTCCGCGTTCGACTTCAAGCGCATCGAGAACGGCGAGTTGAACGCGTACCAGGCGGCGCTCTATCAGGATTACTTCTGCGCGAGCAAGCTGCCTGTCGGCACGGCGAAGCAGATCGTCAACAACATCCAGTACAAGCGCACGCAAAGCTCGATCAATCTGCGCTGA